From a single Sphingobium lignivorans genomic region:
- a CDS encoding MBL fold metallo-hydrolase — translation MTLRLLMLGSGTSSGVPRIGGDWGACDPSNPRNRRSRVSILVESATTRILVDTSPDMRAQLLAAQVAHLDAVLWTHDHADHVHGIDDLRQVMHQRRSPVPGYAHPATLTRLRDRFDYVFQGANGYRPTVAAHELGEGATRIGDILVSHVAQPHGAIWSSGFRFDAGGRSIAYATDFHEATDAMLALYADVDCLVIDTLRRKPHPSHAHLDLALEIIARVRAKRAILTHMDQSLDYAVLAAELPEGVEPGYDGLVADV, via the coding sequence ATGACGCTGCGCCTGCTCATGCTCGGCAGCGGCACGTCCTCCGGCGTTCCGCGCATCGGCGGGGACTGGGGCGCCTGTGACCCGTCCAATCCCCGCAATCGGCGTAGCCGCGTATCGATCCTCGTGGAAAGCGCCACCACGCGCATTCTCGTCGATACCTCGCCGGACATGCGCGCGCAGCTGCTGGCGGCGCAGGTCGCTCATCTCGATGCCGTGCTCTGGACCCACGATCATGCCGATCATGTCCATGGCATCGACGATCTGCGCCAGGTGATGCACCAGCGCCGTAGTCCGGTGCCCGGCTATGCCCATCCTGCCACGCTAACCCGGCTGCGCGATCGGTTCGATTATGTGTTTCAGGGGGCCAATGGCTATCGCCCGACCGTGGCGGCGCATGAACTGGGCGAGGGCGCGACGCGCATCGGCGACATTCTCGTCAGCCATGTCGCCCAGCCCCATGGCGCGATCTGGTCCAGCGGGTTCCGCTTCGATGCCGGTGGCCGGTCGATTGCCTATGCCACGGATTTTCATGAAGCGACGGACGCAATGCTCGCGCTATATGCCGATGTCGATTGCCTGGTCATTGATACGCTGCGCCGCAAGCCGCATCCCTCGCATGCGCATCTCGATCTGGCGCTGGAGATTATCGCGCGGGTGCGGGCGAAACGCGCGATCCTCACGCATATGGACCAGAGCCTCGATTATGCAGTGCTTGCCGCCGAGCTTCCCGAGGGGGTCGAGCCGGGCTATGATGGCCTTGTCGCTGATGTCTGA
- a CDS encoding TatD family hydrolase, with amino-acid sequence MLVDSHCHLNYKGLVEDQDAVIARARAAGIGGMLNISTREREWHDVIAVADSAPDIWATVGIHPHEADEHPHVDTARLVAAAAHPRVIGIGETGLDYYYDHSDRARQQASFRAHIVAARQTGLPLIVHTRDAEEDTAAILREEMAAGPFPGVIHCFTASDAFADIALELGFYISISGIVTFKKATALQESARRIPADRLLVETDSPFLAPVPHRGKPCEPAYVADTARFLADLRGDRLEDLAAATTRNFFTLFSKAAPVA; translated from the coding sequence ATGCTGGTCGATAGCCATTGCCACCTCAACTACAAGGGGTTGGTCGAGGATCAGGACGCGGTGATCGCCCGGGCGCGCGCGGCCGGCATTGGGGGGATGCTCAACATCTCCACGCGCGAGCGGGAATGGCATGACGTCATTGCGGTGGCGGACAGCGCGCCGGACATCTGGGCCACGGTCGGCATTCATCCACATGAGGCGGACGAGCATCCTCATGTGGACACGGCCCGCCTCGTGGCCGCAGCCGCGCATCCGCGCGTCATCGGGATCGGCGAGACAGGCCTCGATTATTATTACGACCATAGTGATCGGGCGCGCCAGCAGGCGAGTTTCCGCGCTCACATCGTGGCCGCGCGGCAAACGGGTCTCCCGCTGATCGTCCACACGCGCGATGCCGAAGAGGACACCGCCGCAATCCTGCGCGAGGAAATGGCGGCGGGCCCGTTTCCGGGCGTGATCCACTGCTTCACCGCGAGCGATGCGTTCGCGGACATCGCTCTGGAACTGGGCTTCTACATCAGCATTTCAGGTATCGTGACCTTCAAGAAAGCCACGGCCCTGCAGGAGAGCGCGCGCCGCATTCCGGCGGACCGGCTGCTGGTGGAAACGGATTCGCCGTTTCTCGCCCCCGTGCCGCACCGGGGCAAGCCGTGCGAGCCTGCCTATGTCGCGGACACGGCCCGCTTCCTGGCCGATCTGCGCGGGGACAGGCTCGAGGATCTCGCGGCGGCCACGACGCGCAATTTCTTCACCCTGTTCTCCAAAGCTGCGCCGGTGGCCTGA
- the metG gene encoding methionine--tRNA ligase has translation MPTPFTITTAISYPNGRPHIGHAYEAIATDVFARAARMMGRDVFFQTGTDEHGLKMAQTARGRGMEPIALADEMSSYFKEMDDALDISYDRFIRTSEPAHHVASQAIWQAMAANGDLYLDRYEGWYSVRDEAYYDESELSASESGEKLSPQGTPVEWTVEESWFFRLSAYQDRLLALYRDEPDFIQPESRRNEILRFVEGGLRDLSVSRTSFDWGVTVPGSPDHVMYVWVDALTNYITGCGYPDDPARMAHYWAEGGDIVHIIGKDIVRFHTVYWPAFLMSANLPLPRTVFGHGFVLNRGEKMSKSLGNVADPLELARRFGVDALRYFLLAEVSFGNDGSYSAEAIVHRANTELGNAFGNLAQRTLSFIAKNLDGRLPVPAPTDEDEALLAIVSEATQEVMPHGFSALAPHEAIQAWLRAAYACNAYIDAQAPWALRKTDPARMEAVLATLYVAIGKLAAAIAPVIPSSAEKLLDHMGISPENRSYAALSSDWYAALRESDFVVAPPQPLFPRLELPAEAE, from the coding sequence ATGCCCACTCCGTTCACCATCACGACCGCCATCAGCTATCCCAACGGACGCCCGCATATCGGCCACGCTTATGAAGCGATCGCCACGGACGTGTTTGCGCGGGCGGCGCGGATGATGGGGCGGGACGTGTTCTTCCAGACCGGGACGGACGAACATGGGCTGAAAATGGCGCAGACTGCGCGCGGACGCGGCATGGAGCCGATCGCGCTTGCTGATGAGATGTCCTCCTATTTCAAGGAAATGGATGATGCTCTTGATATCAGCTATGATCGTTTCATCCGGACCAGCGAACCGGCACATCATGTCGCGAGCCAGGCAATCTGGCAGGCCATGGCCGCCAATGGCGATCTTTACCTGGATCGCTACGAGGGCTGGTACTCTGTCCGTGATGAGGCCTATTATGATGAAAGCGAGCTAAGCGCTTCCGAAAGCGGCGAAAAACTATCGCCACAGGGCACGCCCGTCGAGTGGACCGTCGAGGAAAGCTGGTTCTTTCGCCTGTCAGCCTATCAGGACCGGTTGCTCGCGCTCTACAGGGACGAGCCGGACTTCATCCAGCCGGAAAGCCGCCGCAACGAGATCCTTCGCTTTGTCGAAGGCGGGCTTCGCGATCTCTCGGTCTCCCGCACCAGCTTCGACTGGGGCGTCACTGTGCCGGGTTCGCCCGACCATGTGATGTATGTGTGGGTCGATGCGCTCACAAACTATATCACGGGCTGCGGCTATCCCGACGATCCGGCGCGGATGGCGCATTACTGGGCCGAGGGCGGCGATATCGTCCACATCATCGGCAAGGATATCGTACGGTTCCACACCGTCTACTGGCCGGCCTTCCTGATGAGCGCCAATCTGCCCTTGCCGCGCACGGTCTTCGGCCATGGCTTCGTGCTCAACCGGGGCGAGAAGATGTCCAAGTCGCTGGGCAATGTGGCGGACCCGCTTGAGCTTGCGCGGCGCTTCGGGGTGGATGCGCTGCGCTATTTCCTGCTGGCCGAGGTCAGCTTCGGAAATGACGGCAGCTATAGCGCGGAAGCTATTGTTCACAGGGCAAATACTGAACTTGGCAATGCGTTCGGCAATCTGGCGCAGCGCACGCTCAGCTTCATCGCGAAGAATCTCGACGGACGCTTGCCTGTCCCGGCTCCCACCGATGAGGACGAGGCGCTGCTGGCCATCGTGAGCGAGGCCACGCAGGAGGTTATGCCGCACGGCTTCAGCGCCCTCGCACCGCATGAGGCCATTCAGGCCTGGTTGCGCGCAGCTTATGCCTGCAATGCCTATATCGATGCGCAGGCGCCCTGGGCCCTGCGCAAGACCGATCCGGCGCGCATGGAAGCGGTGCTGGCGACGCTCTATGTCGCCATCGGCAAGCTCGCGGCCGCGATTGCACCGGTGATCCCGTCGAGCGCCGAGAAGCTGCTCGATCATATGGGAATATCGCCTGAAAACAGAAGCTATGCGGCTCTGTCTTCAGACTGGTACGCAGCGTTGCGGGAAAGCGATTTCGTCGTCGCTCCGCCCCAGCCCCTGTTTCCCCGGCTCGAGCTGCCGGCCGAGGCCGAATGA